In Pochonia chlamydosporia 170 chromosome 3, whole genome shotgun sequence, the following are encoded in one genomic region:
- a CDS encoding nad dependent epimerase protein (similar to Togninia minima UCRPA7 XP_007914736.1) translates to MEASNETTQPQAQREMKVLSVGLPRTATLSIAEALTILGYQNVYHSLRTPNVEDHHPIINRAADGSFPTLKTYDRKKEMTRGDWDKVFGNSEAATEVASLFAPQLIQAYPEAKVILVIRDYDAWYKSLDETLLKGLWSPLANFFASYVQPTIGVSSIAVTRKVALGFFAANSVDEIRQNAREVYDRHHRQIQEMVLPDNLLVYKMGDGWAPLCEFLGKPVPDMEFPWVNEADELKGKTVQMLKSQLFEAARKVLLPNFVTTAIAKRLNIN, encoded by the coding sequence ATGGAAGCCTCAAACGAAACAACTCAACCGCAAGCCCAACGTGAAATGAAGGTCCTCTCAGTCGGCTTGCCACGTACAGCTACTCTTTCCATCGCCGAAGCTCTCACAATACTGGGCTACCAAAATGTATACCACTCTTTGCGAACGCCAAATGTCGAAGACCACCACCCCATCATCAATCGTGCCGCGGACGGCTCATTCCCAACACTCAAAACATACGACCGCAAGAAGGAGATGACGCGAGGTGACTGGGATAAAGTCTTTGGTAATTCCGAAGCCGCAACCGAGGTCGCCAGCCTGTTTGCTCCACAGCTCATCCAAGCATATCCAGAGGCAAAGGTGATTCTCGTCATCCGCGACTACGACGCCTGGTACAAAAGCTTAGACGAAACACTCCTAAAAGGCCTTTGGAGCCCGCTAGCCAACTTTTTTGCTTCCTATGTGCAGCCGACTATTGGTGTTTCCAGCATCGCAGTGACGCGGAAAGTGGCTCTGGGTTTCTTTGCGGCGAATAGCGTGGATGAGATTCGTCAAAATGCAAGGGAGGTATACGACAGACATCATCGCCAGATTCAAGAGATGGTACTGCCTGATAACTTGTTGGTGTACAAGATGGGTGATGGCTGGGCGCCTCTATGTGAATTCTTGGGGAAGCCGGTcccagacatggagtttCCGTGGGTGAATGAAGCGGATGAACTTAAAGGAAAGACTGTTCAGATGCTCAAGTCACAGCTTTTTGAGGCGGCAAGAAAGGTGCTTTTGCCAAACTTTGTTACAACGGCAATAGCAAAAAGATTAAATATTAACTAA
- a CDS encoding aldehyde dehydrogenase (similar to Aspergillus terreus NIH2624 XP_001214198.1) — MALSQTITTPTVTYEQPLGLYIDGRWVKGVNGSVFETINPATEEPIVSVHEATAEDVDLAVAAARKAFNGVWRQTTPTARGVLLSKLADLLDEQADTLASIDALDNGKAIAMAKVDVQMASGCLRYYSGWADKIHGKTIDTDPDTFNYTRHEAIGVCGQIIPWNFPLVSWAWKIGPALAAGNTVVMKTAEQTPLSALYATTLVEKAGFPAGVVNTLSGFGKVAGAAIASHPGIDKVSFTGSTDVGRSILQASSKSNIKNLTLELGGKSPNIIFNDANLDDAIHWAHFGIFYNHGQVCCAGTRIYVQSGIYDKFVKAFKAKTSDIVVGDPFSADTFQGPQISKAQFDRIMGYIQSAKDDGATVELGGRRHGEKGYYIEPTIFSNVNSGMKIVQEEVFGPVCVICKFETEEDVIQAGNDTSFGLAAAVHTTNLKTAIRVSNRLNAGTVWVNGYNMISYQVPFGGFKESGIGRELGKYALNEYTQVKSVRIRLADGM, encoded by the exons ATGGCGTTGTCTCAGACTATCACTACTCCCACCGTTACGTACGAGCAGCCGCTTGGACTGTACATCGACGGGAGATGGGTCAAGGGCGTTAATGGAAGCGTCTTCGAAACCATCAACCCAGCCACTGAGGAACCCATCGTCTCTGTCCATGAAGCCACGGCCGAGG ATGTCGACCTCGCAGTTGCAGCAGCCCGTAAGGCCTTCAACGGCGTTTGGCGTCAGACAACCCCAACGGCACGCGGCGTACTGCTGTCTAAACTGGCCGATTTACTAGACGAGCAGGCTGATACCCTTGCTTCCATCGACGcacttgacaatggcaaagctatcgccatggccaaggttgatgtGCAAATGGCGTCTGGCTGCCTCCGGTACTACAGCGGCTGGGCAGACAAGATTCACGGCAAGACCATTGACACCGACCCAGATACGTTCAACTATACTCGACACGAGGCCATCGGTGTCTGCGGCCAGATCATTCCATGGAACTTCCCTCTCGTCTCGTGGGCGTGGAAGATCGGTCCTGCTCTAGCCGCAGGCAACACTGTCGTCATGAAGACGGCCGAACAAACACCGCTTTCCGCTTTATACGCCACCACGTTGGTAGAAAAGGCAGGCTTCCCAGCAGGAGTAGTCAATACTCTCTCCGGCTTTGGCAAGGTCGCCGGTGCAGCCATCGCCTCACATCCAGGTATCGACAAAGTGTCCTTCACTGGCTCGACAGATGTAGGGAGAAGCATTCTCCAAGCGTCTTCCAAGTCAAACATCAAGAATCTCACCCTTGAGTTGGGCGGAAAATCtcccaacatcatcttcaacgacgCAAACCTCGATGACGCCATTCACTGGGCACACTTTGGCATCTTCTACAACCACGGGCAGGTGTGCTGCGCGGGGACCAGGATCTACGTCCAGTCCGGCATCTACGACAAGTTCGTCAAGGCCTTCAAGGCCAAAACATCAGACATAGTTGTCGGCGATCCATTTAGCGCGGATACATTCCAAGGACCGCAGATTAGTAAAGCGCAGTTTGACCGGATTATGGGCTACATCCAAAGTGCCAAGGACGATGGAGCGACGGTCGAACTGGGTGGCCGGCGTCACGGGGAGAAGGGCTATTACATCGAGCCCACTATTTTTAGTAACGTGAATAGCGGAATGAAGATTGTTCAGGAGGAAGTGTTTGGACCGGTTTGTGTTATTTGCAAGTTTGAGACGGAGGAGGATGTCATACAGGCGGGTAACGATACGTCGTTTGGACTTGCGGCGGCTGTGCATACGACGAACTTGAAAACGGCGATTCGTGTATCGAACCGTCTTAATGCCGGGACGGTTTGGGTTAATGGGTATAATATGATTAGTTATCAGGTGCCGTTTGGGGGATTCAAGGAGTCTGGTATTGGTCGTGAGCTTGGGAAGTATGCCTTGAATGAGTATACTCAGGTTAAGTCTGTTCGTATCAGGCTTGCTGACGGGATGTAA
- a CDS encoding flavin-binding monooxygenase (similar to Neosartorya fischeri NRRL 181 XP_001261904.1): MTDAPDFDVVIIGAGISGINSAYRIQTNFPNYRYCILEARDALGGTWDLFKYPGIRSDSDLFTFGFQWHPWGGNNPIATGESILSYLAEASSTYGIDKHIHFQHRLQHASWSTEYQEWTLSVTRGSKGEAATISSRFVVFGTGYYDYRTPLETHIPGIDNFAGQVVHPQFWPEKLDYTDKKIVVIGSGATAVTLVPKLAEKAKLATMLQRSPSYIVPLPNRSTSSFFDYIFPRVMARRLERLRWIIRSRLFFLFCTTFPSSARSLLRRGILRLLPTGMPFDPHFNPSYNPWTQRLCVCPDGDFYKALHTGHADVVTGTIKSVTPAGIQLNSGSFLDADIIVTATGLKIQLMGGATMDVDGKPVSPGDKFIWRGVMLQDVPNAALVMGYTNASWTLGAEATATLVVRLLRDLRQKGFTSIVPRVQNPEELDEVPFFNLNSTYVKKATGKMPKAATTGAFAVRSNYLADELKARFGGLDDLEWVSGGGNEKA, encoded by the coding sequence ATGACGGAcgcaccagactttgacgTCGTCATTATTGGCGCAGGCATTTCTGGCATCAACTCCGCATATCGCATCCAGACCAACTTCCCCAACTACAGATACTGCATCCTCGAGGCGCGGGACGCCCTCGGAGGAACGTGGGATCTCTTCAAGTATCCCGGCATCCGCTCAGACTCTGACCTCTTCACATTTGGCTTCCAATGGCACCCGTGGGGTGGAAACAACCCCATTGCTACGGGCGAGTCTATCCTCTCATACCTCGCCGAGGCGTCTTCAACATACGGCATCGACAAACACATCCACTTCCAACACAGGCTTCAACACGCATCCTGGTCCACGGAATACCAAGAATGGACGCTCTCCGTAACTCGTGGCAGCAAAGGCGAAGCCGCAACCATCTCCTCCCGAttcgtcgtcttcggcaCGGGATACTACGACTACAGGACGCCTTTGGAGACGCATATCCCTGGGATCGATAACTTCGCCGGCCAGGTCGTCCATCCGCAGTTCTGGCCAGAGAAACTCGATTACACGGACAAGAAGATCGTCGTCATTGGCTCCGGCGCGACGGCAGTTACCCTTGTGCCCAAGCTAGCCGAGAAAGCCAAACTCGCAACCATGCTTCAACGGAGTCCATCGTACATTGTCCCTTTGCCCAATCGCTCTACGAGCTCCTTTTTCGACTATATCTTCCCGCGGGTCATGGCCCGACGACTCGAGCGGTTGCGCTGGATCATCAGGTcccgcctcttcttcctaTTCTGTACAACATTCCCTTCCTCTGCGCGATCGCTACTCAGACGCGGCATACTACGACTCCTGCCAACAGGCATGCCCTTTGATCCGCACTTCAACCCATCCTACAACCCATGGACACAGAGATTATGCGTCTGCCCCGACGGAGATTTCTACAAAGCCCTGCACACAGGACACGCCGACGTCGTCACCGGGACCATCAAATCCGTCACACCCGCCGGCATCCAACTCAACTCAGGCAGCTTCCTCGACGCGGACATTATCGTCACAGCCACAGGGCTAAAGATCCAGCTCATGGGCGGCGCAACCATGGACGTGGACGGGAAACCGGTCAGCCCAGGAGACAAGTTCATCTGGCGAGGCGTCATGCTGCAGGATGTGCCGAATGCCGCCCTTGTCATGGGCTATACCAATGCCTCGTGGACTCTGGGTGCCGAAGCCACTGCCACATTGGTTGTGCGACTGCTCCGAGACTTGCGGCAGAAGGGGTTCACGAGCATCGTGCCGAGGGTGCAGAATCCGGAAGAGCTGGACGAGGTGCCGTTTTTTAATCTGAACTCGACGTATGTGAAGAAGGCGACCGGGAAGATGCCCAAGGCTGCGACGACGGGAGCGTTTGCAGTGAGGTCGAATTATTTGGCTGATGAGTTGAAGGCTAGGTTTGGGGGtttggatgacttggagtGGGtgagtggtggtgggaaTGAGAAGGCGTGA
- a CDS encoding fungal specific transcription factor domain-containing protein: MSQVEVSQSQQSHRRREAVDCFNCSASRRRCDRTRHRCNTCNKGSEICQGYPRELQWLAGVTSRGKRKGQSISIKASNREWESTTPTNYAFIFKQARSPRRRNQGTKSSTGASPRAVTSPGCLAPDGSPGACVEASPAVVTDVDSALSSTDIRDLGHVANPFECVDSMGSIFYPSFSQNQTLSESDGTDLLLPLSSEASWLDQPIATTVSHNAQPQLFPLTPSVPDSGPSDLLTLYDTELCSLPLTFDFYANPFRCRRYVSQGPKYLEHALLAISIQHVSRMNEDTQSEATAQQIASYKQSASQLNAVALLEGPEKEKGLVLDTILILFSLDTLVSSTGPWNERLLSAHRKIESVGGLSAIQPSQRFRAQLAMFIWWDCSIALLARSSSVFPSSYYDYVLDCDDDTAWNIFTLSGVPKQLFQYLRQLIQLASEKEQVARMKYATFAIEPVHELEKCIQEYTEEEMTPQGMEAGGDFIQIWHDYKNASNAWKYALLLYIARVLKWDRRTEAPLAEITSLSRLLLDSVRCCRPESNMQKQLLFPVFVAGAESMDLYSRRFVKEYCEEWYRKCRYNMFREAAGVLDEVWAMKDVSRNDSKIWWGSIVGNWGPDGREYLFG; the protein is encoded by the exons ATGAGCCAAGTTGAAGTTTCTcaaagccagcaaagccacAGGCGGAGAGAAGCAGTAGACTGCTTCAACTGCTCTGCCTCGCGGCGCCGTTGTGACAGAACTCGCCATCGGTGCAACACTTGTAACAAAGGCTCTGAAATTTGTCAAGGATATCCGCGAGAACTGCAATGGCTTGCCGGTGTGACGTCCCGCGGAAAGCGCAAAGGCCAGTCTATTAGTATCAAGGCTTCAAACCGGGAATGGGAGTCTACCACACCCACAAACTATGCCTTCATATTTAAACAGGCTAGGAGTccaagacgacgaaaccAAGGGACAAAAAGCTCGACAGGAGCATCCCCACGCGCTGTAACGTCACCTGGATGTCTTGCACCAGATGGTAGTCCTGGCGCTTGTGTCGAAGCTTCACCTGCAGTGGTCACGGATGTGGACTCGGCCCTCAGTTCCACGGATATTCGAGATCTCGGCCATGTCGCAAACCCATTCGAATGTGTGGATAGTATGGGCAGCATCTTCTACCCGTCTTTTAGCCAGAATCAGACGCTCTCCGAGAGCGACGGCACTGATCTTCTGTTGCCGCTATCGTCTGAAGCATCATGGTTGGATCAGCCCATCGCAACGACTGTTTCTCACAATGCTCAACCACAATTATTTCCCTTGACACCCTCCGTGCCGGACTCTGGTCCTTCCGATTTACTTACACTCT ATGATACGGAGCTATGCTCCCTTCCTTTGACCTTTGACTTCTATGCAAATCCCTTTCGTTGCAGACGGTATGTTTCGCAAGGACCCAAATACTTGGAACACGCTCTACTTGCGATATCTATACAGCATGTCAGTAGGATGAACGAGGATACTCAGTCCGAGGCAACGGCTCAACAAATAGCCTCGTACAAGCAATCTGCGTCGCAACTAAACGCGGTTGCGTTACTAGAAGGGCCCGAGAAGGAAAAGGGCCTCGTATTAGACACTATACTTATCTTGTTTTCTTTAGAT ACCCTAGTATCCTCTACTGGACCGTGGAACGAGAGGCTTTTGAGTGCGCATCGCAAGATTGAATCAGTTGGCGGCTTGAGCGCTATACAGCCCTCACAAAGGTTTCGCGCACAGCTAGCAATGTTTATTTG GTGGGATTGTAGTATCGCTCTTCTTGCTCGATCGTCATCCGTCTTCCCTTCTTCATACTACGACTACGTCCTCGATTGCGATGACGACACGGCATGGAACATCTTCACACTCTCCGGTGTGCCAAAACAGTTGTTCCAATATCTCCGACAACTAATCCAACTAGCCTCCGAAAAAGAGCAGGTAGCAAGAATGAAATACGCCACCTTCGCCATCGAACCAGTGCATGAACTCGAGAAGTGCATCCAAGAGTACacggaagaagaaatgaCCCCTCAAGGCATGGAAGCTGGCGGCGACTTCATCCAAATCTGGCACGACTACAAAAATGCCAGTAATGCGTGGAAATACGCACTGCTGCTGTACATTGCCCGCGTTCTCAAGTGGGATAGAAGAACTGAAGCGCCGTTAGCTGAAATCACCTCGTTGTCAAGACTGCTCTTGGATAGTGTACGTTGCTGTAGACCAGAGTCGAATATGCAGAAACAGCTCCTGTTTCCGGTATTTGTTGCAGGTGCGGAGTCTATGGATTTGTATTCGAGGAGGTTTGTCAAGGAGTACTGTGAGGAGTGGTACAGGAAGTGTAGGTATAATATGTTTAGGGAGGCGGCTGGGGTTCTGGATGAGGTTTGGGCGATGAAGGATGTGAGCAGGAATGATTCTAAGATTTGGTGGGGGAGTATAGTTGGGAATTGGGGACCAGATGGGCGTGAATATTTGTTTGGTTAG
- a CDS encoding NUDIX domain-containing protein (similar to Metarhizium acridum CQMa 102 XP_007815060.1), whose protein sequence is MPLARKKSLRTSRTPPSLIANQFVSRFIASENALICSGCVAVDPKRHKVAFIHDAAKGINQLPKGRKNIGEDIHAAALRETQEETGLTVTPLTLRAATRATPTEDMLREYVDPEEIKQETTEDEEGWEDVHEDTMASLPGASGLTNWVQHCEPIGITTHLCEETLAHKVIFWYAAQADSTIPPRQDTREHWEQQYELKWVDAREAAKLMTFEADGQAIEKALSDMRRSGYEI, encoded by the coding sequence ATGCCCTTagcgaggaagaagtcgcTTCGCACATCTCGAACACCACCGAGCCTCATTGCTAATCAGTTTGTCTCTCGTTTCATCGCTTCCGAAAACGCCCTCATCTGCAGTGGATGTGTCGCAGTCGATCCTAAACGACACAAGGTCGCATTTATTCACGATGCAGCCAAGGGCATCAACCAGCTCCCCAAAGGTAGGAAGAACATCGGCGAAGACATCCATGCCGCTGCATTACGGGAGACGCAGGAGGAGACGGGCTTGACTGTTACGCCTCTTACCCTTCGGGCTGCCACTCGCGCAACACCCACAGAGGATATGCTACGTGAATACGTGGACCCAGAAGAAATAAAGCAGGAAACAActgaagacgaggaaggtTGGGAAGATGTACATGAAGACACCATGGCGAGCTTGCCTGGGGCCAGCGGTTTGACAAATTGGGTACAACACTGTGAGCCTATTGGCATAACTACGCATCTTTGTGAGGAGACTCTTGCGCACAAGGTGATTTTTTGGTATGCTGCACAGGCGGATTCGACAATACCTCCGCGGCAGGATACAAGGGAGCATTGGGAGCAGCAATATGAGTTGAAATGGGTAGATGCACGGGAggcggcaaagttgatgacgTTTGAGGCAGATGGCCAAGCGATTGAGAAGGCACTCTCTGATATGCGTCGCTCAGGATATGAGATTTAA
- a CDS encoding choline oxidase (similar to Coccidioides immitis RS XP_001244972.1) — protein sequence MTTVDSLPEQSHFDYVIVGGGTAGCVIANRLSGYVPEKRILVIEAGPSDVGDNRALILKDRVQMQGTDLELRYTTVEQPMGNSNIIHSRAKILGGCSSHNDMVSFRTPEYDTYSWQKLGCDGWSFELFNRLQDQLLVRTYPSAHPRDQNQLSKDWVLSAHRALDLPFVKNFNKNIASSGGLTQGVGWTPLSYNPDNGWRGSASVSYIHPILSGQTQRQNLTILTNSWVTRVNVQGDTAVSVDVVTKAGTKHTVRATSEIILCAGAIDTPRLMLLSGLGPKEHLDSVNISVVKDIPGVGQNLQDHPSSVVVYDLHEPAPKTTATHSDVLAFLRHKPFNWAGDDGSIPDILLHMWALDLCDETSKLGYDRPKNPFCFLPVALRTQTSGRLYLKSNDPQEMPALDFKYFEDPEGYDAEVIVAGIKAARKMAESQPLKSHIKREVAPGPHITSDEDLNKYARSVACTIYHPACTAKMGDVKKDPMAVVDSRLRVRGVRNLRIADASVFPIMISVNLMLTVLAVGERAAELIAEDAGWTGLSPRL from the exons ATGACAACAGTAGACAGTCTCCCTGAACAAAGCCACTTTGACTATGTcattgttggcggcggaacAGCAGGATGCGTGATTGCCAATCGCCTCTCAGGCTATGTTCCCGAAAAGCGAATACTAGTCATAGAAGCCGGCCCCAGTGATGTCGGGGACAATCGCGCATTGATCCTTAAAGATCGCGTGCAAATGCAGGGAACTGACCTGGAGTTGAGATACACGACAGTTGAGCAACCAATGG GAAATAGCAACATCATCCACTCAAGGGCAAAAATTCTTGGAGGCTGTTCCAGTCACAATGACATGGTATCATTCCGAACGCCAGAGTACGACACGTACAGTTGGCAGAAACTAGGCTGCGACGGCTGGTCATTCGAGCTATTCAATCGTCTGCAGGACCAACTTCTCGTTAGAACATACCCATCAGCTCACCCCCGTGATCAAAACCAACTGAGCAAGGACTGGGTTCTATCGGCACACCGCGCCCTTGATCTCCCCTTTGTCAAGAACTTCAACAAGAACATTGCCTCGTCTGGTGGTCTTACCCAAGGCGTCGGCTGGACTCCATTGTCTTACAACCCGGATAACGGATGGCGAGGCAGCGCGAGTGTGTCGTACATCCACCCCATTCTATCTGGGCAGACTCAGCGACAGAATCTCACCATCTTGACGAATTCATGGGTAACACGAGTCAACGTGCAAGGCGACACCGCCGTAAGCGTTGACGTTGTTACAAAAGCAGGGACAAAGCATACCGTTCGCGCCACATCAGAAATTATTCTTTGCGCAGGCGCCATTGACACGCCACGGCTTATGCTTCTCTCGGGACTCGGCCCTAAAGAACACCTTGATTCTGTCAATATATCGGTTGTTAAGGATATCCCTGGTGTCGGCCAAAATCTCCAGGACCACCCTAGTTCGGTGGTGGTGTACGATCTTCATGAACCGGCTCCAAAGACGACCGCCACACACTCAGACGTGTTAGCTTTCCTGCGGCACAAGCCATTCAACTGGGCTGGCGACGACGGAAGCATTCCAGATATCCTGTTGCACATGTGGGCCCTAGACTTGTGCGATGAGACCTCGAAGCTGGGCTATGACAGACCAAAGAATCCCTTCTGTTTCCTACCAGTGGCGCTGCGTACGCAAACTTCTGGGCGGTTGTATCTAAAGTCCAATGATCCCCAGGAGATGCCGGCTCTCGACTTTAAATATTTTGAGGATCCTGAAGGCTACGATGCAGAAGTTATTGTGGCGGGTATCAAGGCGGCGAGAAAGATGGCAGAATCACAACCGTTAAAGAGTCACATCAAGCGAGAAGTTGCTCCTGGGCCGCACATCACTTCGGACGAAGATCTCAACAAGTATGCCCGGTCGGTTGCATGCACCATTTACCATCCTGCATGTACTGCGAAGATGGGCGATGTCAAGAAGGATCCAATGGCGGTGGTTGATTCGCGACTGAGAGTGCGTGGTGTCAGGAACTTGCGAATTGCTGATGCTAGTGTCTTTCCAATCATGATCTCGGTGaacttgatgttgactgTTTTGGCGGTTGGCGAGAGAGCGGCAGAATTGATTGCTGAGGATGCTGGCTGGACTGGGTTGAGCCCTCGGCTGTAG
- a CDS encoding amino acid transporter (similar to Trichoderma reesei QM6a XP_006964618.1): MSIIGWWLASGSAANFIASMILTIATIWHPDYTPTNWQQWLVYTGLIWLAAALNILGSRWLPYFNKFIFLLSIGTLTATVIALFVTGRHHHAPASFIFADVTSQSGWSSQGFAFVLAISNAVYGFLGSDCGAHLCEEIANPSKNVPKVILYPLVMGLLTAFPFAAALLYSITDLTAVLNTATGLPLLEIYYQATGSYAAASALLALFAFCFFGCLVAVGAYLFSAASLYGLIFLGSTTAFSAMVNAAIMFLQTSCVIPQAILLYRGRSQVLPRRYFDLGKFGAVINGTAIAWVVFLDVVYCFPIFMPVTKENMSYVSVVCVGLVGFVIILWFTTKRGKFTGPSINVELMNERRLAALETELDVAGVPETGSIARSELKGSNATTSERE; the protein is encoded by the exons ATGAGCATCATCGGATGGTGGCTCGCCTCCGGCTCAGCAGCAAACTTCATCGCATCCATGATCCTAACCATTGCCACCATCTGGCATCCAGATTACACACCAACAAACTGGCAGCAATGGCTAGTGTACACCGGACTCATCTGGCTCGCCGCAGCGCTGAACATCCTAGGCTCCAGATGGCTACCGtacttcaacaagttcatcTTTCTCCTGTCAATCGGCACACTCACTGCGACGGTCATCGCCCTCTTTGTCACAGGTCGACATCACCATGCGCCTGCGTCATTCATCTTCGCCGACGTCACCAGCCAGAGCGGCTGGTCGAGCCAGGGCTTCGCATTCGTCCTGGCGATTAGCAACGCCGTCTACGGGTTTCTGGGTAGCGATTGCGGTGCTCATCTCTGCGAGGAGATTGCAAACCCGTCCAAGAACGTACCCAAGGTTATTCTTTATCCGCTGGTTATGGGCCTCTTGACGGCATTTCcgtttgctgctgctttgctCTATTCTATCACGGATCTTACTGCTGTGCTGAACACGGCAACGGGCTTGCCGTTGCTCGAGATTTACTACCAGGCGACTGGTTCTTatgctgctgcctctgcGCTGCTTGCGTTGTTTGCGTTTTGCTTTTTCGGGtgtttggtggctgttggtgCGTATTTGttctctgctgcttct CTATACGGACTCATCTTCCTCGGTTCAACAACCGCATTCTCAGCCATGGTCAACGCGGCAATCATGTTTCTCCAAACATCCTGTGTCATCCCACAGGCAATCCTTCTGTATAGAGGACGTAGCCAAGTTCTACCCAGACGATACTTTGACCTCGGTAAGTTTGGCGCCGTTATCAATGGTACCGCCATTGCCTGGGTCGTCTTTCTCGACGTAGTTTATTGCTTCCCAATCTTTATGCCCGTTACAAAGGAGAACATGAGCTACGTGTCGGTGGTATGTGTTGGACTCGTGGGATTTGTAATAATCTTGTGGTTTACTACCAAAAGAGGTAAATTCACGGGGCCTAGCATCAATGTTGAGTTGATGAATGAGAGGCGcttggcggctctggagACGGAGTtggatgttgctggtgtgCCGGAGACAGGGTCCATTGCCAGGTCCGAGTTGAAGGGGAGTAATGCTACTACTTCGGAGAGAGAGTGA